The genomic segment CGACCCTGTCTGTCCTCGATAAAGAGCCTGTTTTAATCAGCCCTGTGTTACAGGCAACAGCAAGGTCTGCGAGGGTTGTATCTTCTGTCTCGCCTGACCTGTGCGATGCCACAGATGTATAACCTGCTTTTTTCGCCATCTCTATTGCATCGAGGGTTTCGGTAAGGGTGCCTATCTGATTCAGCTTTATCAATATTGAATTGGCAATCCCATTTTTTATTCCCTTCTCTAATATTTTAGTATTCGTCACAAAAATGTCATCGCCTACCAGTTGAACCTTCTTGCCAAACCGTCGGGTCATAGCTTTCCAGCCTTCCCAGTCATTTTCTGAGAGCCCGTCCTCAATGGATATAATGGGATATTTTGCTAAAATGGATTCATAGTAATCCATCATCTGTTCGGAGTTAATCTCCTTGCCTTCAAAGCAGTATCTACGATTCCTGAAAAGTTCTGAGGCGGCCACATCGAGTGCCAGGCAAACATCTTTTCCTGCAATGTATCCTGCTTTCTCGATTCCTTTTATAATTAAGGAAAGGGCATCTGCATTAGAGTTTAAATCAGGGGCAAAACCACCTTCATCGCCAACCGCAGTATTAAGCCCTTTGCTTTTCAAAACACTTTTCAGGCTGTGAAAAATCTCAGAACCCATCCTCATTGCCTCATGAAACGAAGGAGCACCGAGGGGCACTATCATAAATTCCTGAATATCGAGGTTGTTAGCTGCATGCGCACCGCCATTCAGGACATTCATCATTGGCACAGGAAGCTCCTTTGCATTAACGCCTCCGATATACCTGTAAAGGGGAAGGCCGGCATCCATTGAAGCGGCCTTTGCAACCGCAAGTGAGACACCCAGGATAGCATTGGCGCCGAGCTTGCTTTTGTTTTCAGTGCCATCGAGATCAATCATCAGGTTATCAATAAACTTCTGTTCGCTGGCTTCCATCCCCTTGAGATTTGGAGCAATCTCCTCTGTAACATTTCTTACTGCTTTTTGAACCCCGCGGCCGTGATAACGTTTCCCTTTGTCTCTTAGCTCAAGGGCCTCCCTCTTGCCTGTTGATGCCCCGGAGGGGACTGCTGCCCTGCCATACGCACCGCTTTCAAGAATTACGTCTACTTCTATAGTAGGATTACCCCGCGAATCAAGGATTTCCCTTGCAAAGATATCGACAATCTCACTCATTTAACTCCCCCATGTTCTGATTCTTTAACCGCCGTATGTGTAAAAAGAATTTTCTTTTCTTTATATGCAGCGCCTATAAAAGCCTTAAAAAGTGGATGTGGCTCTAAGGGCCTTGATTTAAACTCAGGGTGAAACTGACAGCCCAGAAACCAGGGATGGTCTTTTATCTCTACAATCTCAACAAGTCGTTGCCCCGACAGTTCGGGGTAACTGAGCTGCCTGTCAGGGCTCAGACCGCTTATTCTAAGACCTTTTCCTACAAAAATCTCTTTAAACGCATTGTTAAACTCATACCGATGCCTGTGCCTTTCAGAAATCTCTTCTACGCCATAAGCCCTGTAAGCAAAAGAATCTTCAGACAGGACACATGGGTAAGCACCGAGCCTCATGGTGCCACCCTTTTCAGATGTAATATCCCTTTTCTGTATGGTTTTTGTCCTGAAGTCATACCACTCTTCCATTAAATAAATTACAGGGTAAGGGGTTCCTGTATCGAACTCTGTGCTATTGGCATTCTTGAGATTGCAGATGTTTCTTGCAAATTCTATTACCGCACACTGCATGCCAAGGCATATCCCGAAAAACGGTATTAACTTTTCTCTCGCAAACCTGATTGCCTCAATCTTT from the Nitrospirota bacterium genome contains:
- the eno gene encoding phosphopyruvate hydratase, which produces MSEIVDIFAREILDSRGNPTIEVDVILESGAYGRAAVPSGASTGKREALELRDKGKRYHGRGVQKAVRNVTEEIAPNLKGMEASEQKFIDNLMIDLDGTENKSKLGANAILGVSLAVAKAASMDAGLPLYRYIGGVNAKELPVPMMNVLNGGAHAANNLDIQEFMIVPLGAPSFHEAMRMGSEIFHSLKSVLKSKGLNTAVGDEGGFAPDLNSNADALSLIIKGIEKAGYIAGKDVCLALDVAASELFRNRRYCFEGKEINSEQMMDYYESILAKYPIISIEDGLSENDWEGWKAMTRRFGKKVQLVGDDIFVTNTKILEKGIKNGIANSILIKLNQIGTLTETLDAIEMAKKAGYTSVASHRSGETEDTTLADLAVACNTGLIKTGSLSRTDRV